In Actinoplanes sp. NBC_00393, a single genomic region encodes these proteins:
- a CDS encoding GAF domain-containing sensor histidine kinase, with amino-acid sequence MVEHPTDGSRPEPPSLGLSPLSRVRLDELLQEMLDRVGEVLSSRERLRALLDAVVGIGTDLDLRSTLQRIVEAACTLAGARYGALGVIGADRTQLVDFITHGIDPAIHAKIGDLPHGRGVLGLLITDPHPVRLPDITKHPDSYGFPPHHPPMHSFLGVPVRTRDQIFGNLYLAEKQGAAEFSFDDEEIVVALAAAASVAIDNARLFAVAQRRERWLAATAEITAVLVGAVRRTEALRLIARRARELSDATLVMVLLHDNVNDRYTIEVAEGADPGCSGLAGKPVQLDGPTVTGFADTTHRTVPDLQAVADWPGPVPAGPALAAPLAGTDMPHGVLIVAQPAGQLFGDEDAALLAAFAGQAALALERARAQEEREQLVVLEDRERIARDLHDVVIQRLFATGMQLQGAVAHAVRLEAVDRINTAVNDLDATIRDIRRSIFELRSPTGPSLRADLREAVDAAAAALGFRPVLDTSGPVDSAVPDDIVPELLAVVREALSNIARHAQASQARVSVHATNTNVTLRIEDDGIGLDPSLARGGVVNMSDRADDLGGTFETGTGPNGRGTILTWRVPLTG; translated from the coding sequence ACGAGTTGTTGCAGGAGATGCTCGACCGGGTCGGTGAGGTGCTCTCGAGCCGGGAACGGCTGCGGGCCCTGCTGGACGCGGTGGTGGGGATCGGCACCGACCTTGACCTGCGCAGCACCCTGCAGCGCATCGTCGAAGCAGCCTGCACCCTGGCCGGAGCCCGCTACGGCGCGCTCGGGGTTATCGGCGCCGACCGCACCCAGCTGGTCGACTTCATCACCCACGGCATCGACCCAGCGATTCACGCGAAGATCGGAGATCTGCCGCACGGCCGGGGTGTGCTCGGTCTGCTCATCACCGATCCGCACCCGGTGCGGCTGCCGGACATCACCAAGCATCCCGACTCGTACGGGTTCCCTCCCCACCATCCGCCGATGCACAGCTTCCTCGGTGTGCCCGTGCGGACCCGTGACCAGATCTTCGGCAATCTGTACCTTGCGGAGAAGCAGGGCGCCGCCGAGTTCAGCTTCGACGACGAGGAGATCGTCGTCGCGCTGGCCGCTGCCGCCAGCGTTGCGATCGACAATGCCCGCCTGTTCGCTGTCGCGCAACGCCGGGAACGGTGGCTGGCCGCCACCGCCGAGATCACCGCCGTGCTGGTCGGCGCCGTTCGGCGCACCGAGGCGTTACGGTTGATCGCCCGCCGTGCCCGCGAACTGTCCGACGCCACACTGGTCATGGTGCTGTTGCACGACAACGTGAACGACCGGTACACGATCGAAGTCGCCGAAGGCGCCGACCCGGGCTGTTCGGGGCTGGCCGGTAAACCCGTCCAGCTGGACGGACCGACCGTCACCGGGTTCGCGGACACGACGCACCGCACGGTGCCGGACCTGCAGGCCGTCGCCGACTGGCCCGGCCCGGTCCCGGCCGGCCCGGCGCTGGCCGCTCCACTGGCCGGTACCGACATGCCGCACGGCGTGCTGATCGTCGCGCAGCCGGCCGGACAGCTGTTCGGCGACGAGGACGCGGCGCTGCTGGCCGCGTTCGCCGGGCAGGCCGCCCTGGCGCTGGAACGGGCCCGAGCTCAGGAGGAACGCGAACAACTGGTGGTGCTCGAGGACCGTGAACGCATCGCCCGGGACCTGCACGACGTGGTCATACAGCGGTTGTTCGCCACCGGCATGCAGCTGCAAGGTGCGGTCGCCCACGCGGTACGCCTGGAAGCAGTGGACCGGATCAACACCGCGGTCAACGACCTGGACGCGACGATCCGCGACATCCGCCGGTCGATCTTCGAACTGCGGTCCCCGACCGGACCGTCATTGCGCGCCGACCTGCGCGAGGCCGTCGACGCGGCTGCCGCCGCCCTCGGTTTCCGGCCGGTCCTGGACACCTCCGGCCCGGTCGACAGCGCCGTCCCCGACGACATCGTCCCGGAACTGCTGGCCGTGGTCCGCGAAGCGCTGTCCAACATCGCCCGGCATGCTCAGGCCAGCCAGGCCCGGGTCAGCGTGCACGCCACGAACACCAACGTCACGCTGCGGATCGAGGACGACGGGATCGGCCTTGATCCGAGCCTGGCCCGCGGCGGTGTCGTCAACATGAGCGACCGGGCCGACGACCTGGGCGGCACCTTCGAGACCGGTACCGGTCCGAACGGGCGCGGCACGATACTGACCTGGCGCGTCCCGCTGACCGGCTGA